A window of Heptranchias perlo isolate sHepPer1 chromosome 27, sHepPer1.hap1, whole genome shotgun sequence contains these coding sequences:
- the guca1b gene encoding guanylyl cyclase-activating protein 2 translates to MGQMASAESKGEIGVAELQNLYKKFVIECPSGTLFFHEFKHFFGVSDNEEAADYIENMFRAFDKNGDNTIDFLEYVAALNLVLRGNLEHKLKWTFKVYDKDGNGSIDKTELLEIVESIYRLKKACRKESEDGNLLLTPEEVVERIFQLVDENGDGHLSLDEFIDGARRDKWVMKMLQMDMNPGGWINEQRRKSALF, encoded by the exons ATGGGGCAGATGGCGAGTGCTGAGAGTAAAGGGGAAATAGGTGTTGCTGAGCTGCAAAACTTGTACAAGAAGTTCGTGATTGAATGTCCCAGCGGAACCCTTTTCTTTCACGAATTTAAGCACTTTTTTGGAGTTTCTGATAACGAAGAAGCCGCCGACTACATCGAGAACATGTTTCGGGCATTTGATAAGAATGGG GATAACACCATCGATTTCTTGGAATATGTTGCGGCACTCAATCTGGTTCTAAGAGGCAATCTGGAGCACAAATTGAAATGGACTTTCAAAGTTTATGATAAAGATGGAAACGGATCCATCGATAAAACAGAGCTGCTGGAGATTGTGGAG TCTATTTACAGATTAAAGAAGGCTTGCCGCAAAGAATCGGAAGATGGgaatctgctcctgactccagaAGAGGTTGTAGAAAGAATATTTCAGTTAGTGGACGAAAATGGAGATG GTCACCTATCCTTGGATGAGTTTATCGATGGAGCGCGGAGAGACAAGTGGGTGATGAAGATGCTGCAGATGGATATGAATCCAGGCGGCTGGATTAACGAGCAGAGACGCAAAAGCGCTTTATTTTAA
- the LOC137344644 gene encoding haloacid dehalogenase-like hydrolase domain-containing protein 3, protein MRATSFTPLSRERHVSARGRSNAGRWWQLLAWDVKDTQLRVHYLISELYSSEAKLHGIQVEAKVLDRSFLPAIRVQDELFPSCGLGWGLSSQQRWGDIIKRTFQLCGVNQEQVLSPLAENLYRGFGSTRNWEVFADVRDILTHMAVISNFDHCLEQTLANCKLWQHFDYVLTSDDIGAVKPDPRIFVKAVGIAQVEPKQATHVGDDVWKDYLVARTMESYLICREEEEPVGVKGLVPR, encoded by the coding sequence ATGCGCGCCACAAGTTTCACGCCTCTCTCCAGAGAGAGGCATGTCTCGGCACGCGGCCGGTCGAATGCGGGCAGATGGTGGCAGTTGCTGGCCTGGGATGTGAAGGACACTCAGCTCCGAGTGCATTACTTGATTAGCGAGCTGTACTCCTCAGAGGCCAAGCTCCACGGGATCCAGGTGGAGGCCAAGGTTCTTGACCGATCATTCCTCCCAGCCATCAGGGTGCAGGACGAGCtgttccccagctgcggcctaggCTGGGGCCTGAGCTCCCAGCAGCGGTGGGGGGACATCATCAAACGTACCTTCCAGCTGTGTGGGGTGAACCAAGAGCAGGTATTGTCCCCGCTCGCCGAGAACCTTTATCGGGGGTTCGGCAGCACTAGGAACTGGGAAGTGTTTGCCGATGTCAGGGACATTCTGACTCACATGGCAGTCATCTCCAACTTTGACCATTGCCTGGAGCAGACTCTAGCCAACTGCAAGCTGTGGCAGCATTTTGACTATGTGTTGACATCGGACGACATTGGGGCTGTCAAGCCAGATCCCCGGATCTTTGTCAAGGCAGTGGGCATCGCCCAGGTGGAGCCCAAGCAGGCCACACATGTAGGAGACGATGTGTGGAAGGACTATTTGGTGGCCAGGACTATGGAGAGCTACCTGATCtgcagagaggaggaggagcctgTCGGGGTGAAGGGACTGGTTCCCAGGTGA